In Massilistercora timonensis, the following are encoded in one genomic region:
- a CDS encoding protease complex subunit PrcB family protein — protein MKYSRNRTLFFLIPFLLSVCACSVGFDDEEKIRDISFAVLEEEEIPEELKERMEKEKQEAFCLTFGDEEWLYLARGYGEKETGGYSVEVAECYESANAICLKTRLLGPSRDEGIPKGVTYPRVVVKMEYCDKNVLFY, from the coding sequence ATGAAATATTCTCGGAACCGTACACTGTTTTTCCTTATTCCATTTCTTTTGTCTGTGTGTGCTTGTTCCGTTGGATTTGACGATGAGGAAAAGATAAGGGATATTTCATTTGCTGTGTTGGAGGAAGAGGAGATCCCGGAAGAACTGAAAGAGCGAATGGAGAAGGAAAAGCAGGAGGCTTTCTGCCTTACTTTCGGGGATGAAGAGTGGCTTTATCTTGCCAGAGGATACGGAGAGAAGGAGACAGGCGGATATAGTGTGGAGGTTGCAGAGTGTTATGAATCTGCTAACGCGATATGCCTGAAGACCAGGCTTCTGGGACCTTCCAGAGATGAAGGGATTCCGAAAGGCGTCACATATCCCCGGGTGGTGGTGAAAATGGAGTACTGTGACAAGAATGTTTTATTTTATTAA
- a CDS encoding lysophospholipid acyltransferase family protein, whose amino-acid sequence MIRFLLIVLVLFLYLLLGIPVLLFEAVLGHFNPKARDYQCLRLVQATFRFMLFIAGTRITVIGEEKIPDEPVLFIGNHRSYFDILLTYSRCKRLTGYIAKKEMLRYPLLRDWMKRLYCLFLDRENPKEGLKTILQAIDYIKNGISICIFPEGTRNTGEELSLLPFHSGSFKIAEKTNCPIVPISMNNTISIFESHLPKVRKTHVILEYGDPIYPGDLDKDARRRLAPYCQNIIQETINRNQALL is encoded by the coding sequence ATGATAAGATTTCTACTGATCGTCCTGGTCCTTTTTCTGTATCTCCTTCTGGGGATCCCGGTGCTTCTTTTTGAGGCTGTCCTCGGGCATTTCAACCCAAAGGCGCGGGATTACCAGTGTCTCAGGCTGGTCCAGGCTACCTTCCGGTTCATGCTCTTTATCGCCGGTACCAGGATCACCGTGATCGGGGAGGAGAAGATCCCGGACGAACCCGTGTTATTTATCGGCAATCACAGAAGCTATTTTGATATTCTTCTTACCTATTCCAGATGTAAAAGGCTGACCGGCTATATCGCCAAGAAGGAAATGCTGCGCTATCCCCTTCTGCGGGACTGGATGAAGCGCCTTTACTGCCTTTTCCTGGATCGGGAGAACCCCAAGGAGGGCTTAAAGACCATCCTGCAGGCCATCGACTATATCAAAAACGGGATCTCTATCTGCATTTTCCCGGAAGGCACCCGCAATACCGGCGAGGAGTTAAGCCTCCTGCCCTTCCACAGCGGTTCCTTTAAGATCGCGGAAAAGACAAACTGCCCCATCGTCCCCATCAGCATGAACAACACCATCTCCATCTTTGAGAGCCATCTTCCCAAGGTCCGCAAGACTCATGTGATCCTGGAATACGGGGATCCCATCTATCCCGGCGACCTTGACAAAGACGCCCGCAGAAGGCTTGCCCCTTACTGCCAGAACATCATACAGGAAACCATCAACCGGAATCAGGCCTTGCTGTAG
- a CDS encoding SPOCS domain-containing protein, with the protein MEYEKRRFQLYRQGKTALDQFYMDEDYNVPDAKSDVKRVILSEGSVRVEELKLAENYVRVTGDLRFTILYAADEETGGLSSMDGTLPFEEMVYMEEAPLENLFLKGAQTELTVTAVNSRKLNIHAMIELQVCSEGQEEVELTKDVEDGTSLYKRYQTGQVLKLFAVRRDTCRIREEVGIGSMQESIGELVWTDLENRKLEARVGTGEILLQGEVLLFCFYESPDGKADWIEQAIPYEGRIECPGVLDSMYHQIYPELKDVHIEARLDEDGEMRLLGVEAVLDVRVILCEEEEVKILDDLYSLGQNCRIERQQVDLERLLMQNHSKCKVTERLSLPEIQEDILQICHSSGRIQLENVRPGTEGLEIEGVLHVSFLYVKADDMLPFDVWQGMVPFSYLLECGGISPDTNSDLTFGVEQLAVGLLGNGEVEVKAVLAFNSFLKVSSTVENIREAQLEPEDPAEMANMPGLVGYIVREGDDLWSLAKQYHATVDGIRRLNGMEEDSIVQPGEKLLIFKENVGIL; encoded by the coding sequence ATGGAGTATGAAAAGCGGAGGTTTCAGTTGTACCGCCAGGGGAAGACGGCGCTGGATCAGTTTTATATGGACGAGGATTATAATGTTCCGGATGCGAAAAGCGATGTGAAACGGGTAATCTTAAGCGAGGGATCGGTCCGTGTTGAAGAGTTGAAACTGGCGGAAAACTATGTGCGGGTAACAGGAGACCTGAGGTTTACGATCCTCTACGCGGCGGATGAAGAAACCGGAGGGCTCTCCTCTATGGACGGAACGCTGCCTTTTGAAGAAATGGTATATATGGAGGAGGCGCCGCTGGAGAATCTTTTCCTGAAAGGCGCTCAGACAGAGTTGACCGTGACAGCGGTGAATTCCAGAAAATTAAATATCCACGCTATGATCGAACTGCAGGTGTGCTCGGAAGGACAAGAGGAGGTGGAACTGACTAAAGATGTAGAAGACGGGACGTCTCTCTATAAAAGATACCAGACCGGGCAGGTTCTGAAACTTTTTGCCGTGCGCAGAGATACCTGCCGGATCCGCGAGGAAGTTGGGATTGGCAGTATGCAGGAAAGTATCGGAGAACTGGTCTGGACGGACCTGGAGAACAGGAAACTGGAAGCCAGAGTGGGGACAGGTGAGATCCTTCTGCAGGGGGAAGTGCTGCTCTTCTGTTTTTATGAGTCTCCAGACGGGAAAGCGGACTGGATCGAACAGGCCATTCCCTATGAGGGAAGGATCGAGTGTCCAGGCGTCCTGGATTCCATGTATCATCAGATCTATCCGGAACTAAAAGATGTTCATATTGAAGCCCGCCTGGATGAGGATGGAGAAATGCGCCTTCTGGGAGTGGAGGCGGTGTTGGATGTAAGAGTTATCCTCTGTGAGGAGGAAGAGGTGAAGATCCTGGATGATCTCTATTCTCTGGGGCAGAACTGCCGGATCGAGAGACAGCAGGTTGATCTGGAGAGGCTTCTCATGCAGAATCATTCCAAATGTAAGGTGACAGAACGATTGTCCCTTCCTGAGATCCAGGAGGATATCCTGCAGATCTGCCACAGCAGCGGGCGGATCCAGTTGGAGAATGTCAGGCCGGGAACGGAGGGGCTTGAGATTGAAGGAGTTCTCCATGTATCTTTCCTGTATGTGAAGGCAGATGATATGCTTCCCTTTGACGTATGGCAGGGAATGGTGCCATTCTCCTACCTTCTGGAGTGCGGCGGGATCAGCCCGGATACAAACAGTGATCTTACATTCGGAGTAGAACAGCTGGCGGTAGGACTTCTGGGAAATGGAGAAGTGGAAGTAAAGGCAGTTTTGGCGTTCAACAGTTTTCTTAAGGTATCCTCCACGGTGGAGAATATCCGGGAGGCGCAGCTGGAACCGGAAGATCCGGCAGAGATGGCGAATATGCCGGGGCTGGTGGGTTATATAGTCCGGGAAGGAGATGATCTGTGGAGCCTGGCGAAGCAGTATCATGCCACGGTAGACGGGATCCGCAGATTGAATGGTATGGAAGAGGATTCTATAGTGCAGCCGGGAGAAAAACTATTGATTTTTAAGGAGAATGTGGGTATACTATAA
- the murF gene encoding UDP-N-acetylmuramoyl-tripeptide--D-alanyl-D-alanine ligase, producing MKNLTLENITNACKGTYHGDQSLLTREVANVVIDSRKVERGDLFVAIDGENVNAHKFIPDTIEKGALCVVSHEDLGDTDYPYILVESTGQALLDIAKLYRDSFDVKVVGITGSVGKTSTKEMIASVVAQKYNVHKTLGNFNNEWGLPITIFQMNESHQVAILEMGVNHFGEMRRLSSVASPDICVITNIGVAHLEFFKTREGILQEKSEMIQDMKNGGTIILNGDDDLLSQMGPVKGSTPVFFGTGENSQFRASDITPLGLKGTRCTIHLPSGDEFTCVIPVPGSHMVSNALAGAAVGFTLGLTPEEIKAGIESYTTIPGRNHLIQTDSLTILDDCYNANPVSTKAALDVLALSDGRKVAVLGDMGELGEKELELHYEVGAYAAAKGIDLVCGIGPMAESLVQGVKEAGTSTEGLWFPTKEDFLASMDTLIQKGDNVLVKASKYMKLPAIVEALEEV from the coding sequence TTGAAAAACCTTACTTTGGAAAACATTACCAACGCCTGTAAAGGCACGTACCATGGAGACCAGAGCCTGCTGACCCGGGAGGTGGCCAATGTGGTGATCGACAGCCGGAAGGTGGAGAGAGGAGATCTTTTCGTGGCCATTGATGGCGAGAATGTCAACGCCCACAAATTCATTCCCGACACCATTGAAAAAGGCGCGCTGTGCGTGGTTTCCCATGAGGATCTGGGGGACACAGATTACCCCTACATCCTGGTGGAGTCCACCGGCCAGGCTCTCCTGGACATCGCCAAGCTTTACCGGGATTCCTTTGACGTAAAGGTAGTTGGCATCACCGGAAGCGTGGGCAAGACCAGCACAAAAGAGATGATCGCCTCCGTTGTCGCCCAGAAGTACAACGTACACAAGACCCTGGGGAACTTTAACAACGAGTGGGGCCTTCCCATTACCATTTTCCAGATGAACGAGTCCCATCAGGTAGCAATCCTGGAGATGGGCGTCAATCACTTTGGCGAGATGCGCCGCCTCTCTTCCGTGGCAAGCCCGGACATCTGCGTCATCACCAACATCGGTGTGGCACATCTGGAGTTCTTCAAGACCCGGGAAGGGATCCTGCAGGAAAAATCCGAGATGATCCAGGATATGAAAAACGGCGGCACCATTATCTTAAACGGCGACGACGATCTGCTCTCCCAAATGGGACCGGTGAAAGGCAGCACACCTGTCTTCTTCGGAACCGGGGAGAACAGCCAGTTCCGCGCTTCTGACATCACTCCGCTTGGCCTTAAGGGTACCCGGTGCACCATCCACCTGCCCTCCGGGGATGAATTTACCTGCGTGATCCCGGTACCGGGCTCCCACATGGTATCCAACGCTCTGGCAGGCGCCGCGGTAGGCTTCACCCTGGGACTTACCCCGGAAGAGATCAAAGCCGGCATTGAAAGCTACACCACCATCCCCGGGCGGAACCATCTGATCCAGACTGATTCTCTGACCATCCTGGACGACTGCTACAACGCCAACCCGGTTTCCACCAAGGCCGCCCTGGACGTCCTTGCCCTGTCAGACGGCCGCAAAGTCGCGGTCCTGGGCGATATGGGCGAACTGGGAGAGAAGGAACTGGAGCTTCACTATGAAGTAGGCGCCTACGCCGCCGCCAAAGGCATCGATCTGGTCTGCGGCATCGGTCCCATGGCAGAATCTCTGGTTCAGGGCGTGAAAGAAGCCGGGACCTCCACCGAAGGCCTGTGGTTCCCCACCAAGGAGGATTTCCTTGCTTCCATGGATACCCTGATCCAGAAAGGGGACAACGTTCTTGTTAAGGCTTCCAAGTATATGAAGCTTCCGGCGATCGTGGAGGCTTTAGAAGAGGTATAA
- the rpiB gene encoding ribose 5-phosphate isomerase B, with product MKIGIGNDHAAVEMKQEIAEYLKEKGYEVVNYGTDTHESCNYPEYGEKVGRAVASGEVDLGILICGTGVGISLAANKVKGIRAVVCSEPYSAKLSRQHNNTNILAFGARVIGIEMAKMIVDEWLNAEFLGGRHQTRVDMIMDIENR from the coding sequence ATGAAAATCGGAATTGGAAACGACCATGCGGCAGTAGAGATGAAACAGGAGATTGCGGAGTACCTGAAGGAAAAGGGATATGAAGTGGTCAATTACGGGACGGACACCCATGAGAGCTGCAACTACCCGGAGTACGGCGAGAAGGTAGGACGCGCCGTGGCTTCCGGGGAAGTGGACCTGGGGATCCTGATCTGCGGGACCGGCGTGGGGATCTCCCTGGCGGCCAACAAGGTGAAGGGGATCCGGGCAGTGGTGTGCTCCGAGCCTTACTCGGCAAAGCTGTCCAGACAGCACAATAACACCAACATCCTTGCCTTCGGGGCGCGGGTGATCGGCATTGAGATGGCCAAGATGATCGTGGATGAGTGGCTGAACGCGGAATTCCTGGGGGGACGCCATCAGACCCGGGTGGACATGATCATGGATATCGAGAACCGATAG
- the ispE gene encoding 4-(cytidine 5'-diphospho)-2-C-methyl-D-erythritol kinase has product MEKMELRALGKINLGLDVLGRRENGYHDVRMVMQTVYLYDLITLEKKEEPGIELATNLSFLPVNENNLAYRAAKLLMDEFHIPGGLRIELEKHIPVAAGMAGGSSNAAAVLYGMNRLFSLGLTEKELMERGVTLGADVPYCILRGTVLAEGIGEILTPLPPMPRCQILLAKPPINVSTKMVYEKVDSCQIGEHPDIDGLINGLKEQDLEKVASSMGNVLEKVTIEEYPVIDEIKQVMKENGALNAMMSGSGPTVFGIYADRAKARAAAARIREQKLAKQVYVTNVHNVKRR; this is encoded by the coding sequence ATGGAGAAAATGGAACTGAGAGCGCTGGGTAAGATCAACCTGGGGCTGGATGTGCTGGGCAGGAGAGAGAACGGCTATCACGATGTGCGGATGGTGATGCAGACGGTGTATCTGTATGATCTGATCACCCTGGAGAAGAAAGAGGAACCAGGGATCGAGCTGGCCACCAATCTGTCTTTCCTTCCGGTAAATGAAAATAATCTGGCTTACCGGGCGGCGAAGCTTCTGATGGATGAATTTCACATTCCGGGAGGGCTTCGGATCGAACTGGAGAAACATATCCCGGTAGCCGCCGGGATGGCGGGAGGCAGCTCCAACGCGGCGGCAGTCCTCTATGGAATGAACCGGCTGTTTTCCCTGGGCCTGACGGAAAAGGAGCTGATGGAGCGGGGCGTGACACTGGGAGCGGATGTGCCCTATTGTATCTTAAGAGGTACGGTGCTGGCGGAAGGCATCGGGGAGATCCTGACGCCGCTGCCGCCCATGCCCCGCTGTCAGATCCTTTTGGCGAAGCCTCCGATCAATGTGTCTACGAAAATGGTTTATGAGAAGGTAGACTCCTGCCAGATCGGGGAGCATCCGGATATCGACGGACTGATCAACGGACTGAAAGAGCAAGATCTGGAGAAGGTGGCCTCTTCTATGGGAAATGTACTGGAGAAAGTGACCATAGAGGAATATCCGGTGATCGATGAGATCAAACAGGTCATGAAGGAAAACGGCGCCCTGAACGCTATGATGAGCGGCAGCGGCCCCACTGTATTTGGCATATATGCCGACCGGGCGAAGGCACGGGCGGCTGCAGCAAGGATAAGGGAACAGAAGCTTGCGAAGCAGGTGTATGTGACAAACGTACATAACGTGAAGAGGAGATAG
- a CDS encoding Cof-type HAD-IIB family hydrolase, with translation MDYQILALDLDGTLTNSKKEISAPTLEALINLQKRGKKVVLASGRPTQGVLPLADQLHLAEYGGYILSFNGGRIIDCRTGQAIYSKPLPAGVAEPLMKIIENYPGLDILAYLEKNLLSAFVPNQYSQLESFINHMPIIRADDFPAQAPDKANKFLVTGEPDLIQEAKKEVTEYFRSYLYIYCSDPFFLEIMPPRIDKAHSLLRLLTSIGLTADQMICCGDGYNDLTMIETAGLGVAMANAQPLVKERADYVTRSNDEDGVLHVIQQFMQ, from the coding sequence ATGGACTATCAGATTCTTGCGCTGGATCTGGACGGCACACTGACCAATTCCAAAAAAGAGATCAGCGCCCCCACACTGGAGGCGCTGATCAACTTGCAGAAAAGAGGCAAAAAAGTAGTTCTGGCCAGCGGCCGCCCCACCCAGGGCGTACTGCCGCTGGCAGATCAGCTTCATCTGGCAGAATACGGCGGATACATTCTCTCCTTCAACGGCGGGCGGATCATCGACTGCCGCACCGGACAGGCAATCTACAGCAAACCCCTTCCTGCCGGAGTGGCAGAACCGCTTATGAAGATCATCGAAAACTATCCCGGACTTGACATCCTGGCCTACCTGGAGAAGAATCTGCTGTCCGCCTTTGTGCCAAATCAATACAGCCAGCTGGAATCTTTCATCAATCACATGCCCATCATTCGGGCAGATGATTTTCCGGCTCAGGCCCCCGATAAGGCCAATAAGTTCCTGGTCACCGGGGAACCGGACCTGATCCAGGAAGCAAAGAAGGAAGTGACCGAGTATTTCCGCTCCTACCTCTATATCTATTGTTCGGATCCCTTCTTCCTGGAGATCATGCCCCCCAGGATCGATAAGGCCCACTCGCTCCTTCGCCTTCTCACCAGTATCGGCCTGACCGCAGATCAGATGATCTGCTGCGGGGACGGCTATAATGATCTCACCATGATCGAAACGGCAGGCTTAGGCGTGGCCATGGCCAACGCCCAGCCCCTGGTAAAGGAGCGGGCGGATTATGTGACCAGATCCAACGATGAGGACGGTGTCCTCCATGTGATCCAACAATTCATGCAATAA
- a CDS encoding GntR family transcriptional regulator produces MEANFNVSMNEYLPLRDVVFNTLRQAILRGELKPGERLMEIQLANKLGVSRTPVREAIRKLELEGLVLMIPRKGAEVADISEKSLKDVLEVREALEELAARLACDKITKEGINRLKEAAQDFRSALKSNDITQMAEADVRFHDVICNATENQKLGQLLNNLREQMYRYRIEYLKDQQVYEKLLSEHEEIIRHIEKGEKDEAARVVSRHIVNQAQAVTDVIRTKKN; encoded by the coding sequence ATGGAAGCCAATTTTAATGTGAGCATGAACGAGTACCTTCCCTTAAGGGATGTGGTATTCAATACCCTGCGTCAGGCGATCCTGAGAGGAGAACTGAAACCCGGGGAGAGACTGATGGAGATCCAGCTTGCCAACAAGCTGGGAGTAAGCCGCACGCCGGTGCGGGAGGCGATCCGCAAGCTGGAACTGGAGGGGCTGGTGCTGATGATCCCCCGGAAAGGCGCGGAGGTGGCGGACATCTCGGAGAAAAGTCTGAAAGACGTGCTGGAAGTGCGGGAGGCCCTGGAAGAACTGGCGGCCCGGCTTGCCTGTGACAAGATCACCAAAGAGGGGATCAACAGGCTGAAGGAAGCGGCCCAGGATTTCCGCAGCGCCCTCAAGAGCAATGATATCACCCAGATGGCGGAGGCGGACGTGCGATTTCACGATGTGATCTGCAACGCCACGGAGAACCAGAAGCTGGGACAACTTCTCAACAATCTGCGGGAGCAGATGTACCGTTACCGGATCGAGTATCTGAAGGACCAGCAGGTCTACGAGAAGCTTCTGTCCGAGCATGAGGAGATCATCCGGCATATCGAAAAGGGCGAGAAGGACGAGGCGGCCAGGGTGGTGTCCCGTCATATTGTAAATCAGGCCCAGGCGGTGACGGATGTGATCCGTACCAAAAAGAATTGA
- a CDS encoding D-alanine--D-alanine ligase: protein MKIIVLAGGLSPERDVSLISGAGICRTLRERGHRAFLLDVFFGYPCNPEDLEKVFDLPDGGLKIAEGIKTTTPDLEALRLSRPDQSDCYLGPNVIELCRMADITFMGLHGSVGENGKLQATFDILGIRYTGPNSLGCSLAMNKLAAKQIFKMSRVPTPRGTSLVPETKDTPLEELGYYLPLVIKPCSSGSSIGVYIVHTEEEYKEAVRRSFEEDHQDEVVIEPYIKGREYACGILAGKALPLVEIIPRDGIFNYENKYQAGGATELCPPVSLDEKTQKKIRRAGEKAFQVLRMDVYGRADFIVDETDGRFYCLEMNGLPGMTPQSLLPLAARTAGLSYGELCEQIIEESINIRYRK, encoded by the coding sequence ATGAAAATTATCGTATTGGCCGGAGGCTTAAGCCCGGAGCGGGACGTATCCCTGATCTCCGGAGCAGGCATCTGCCGGACCTTAAGAGAGCGGGGGCACCGCGCCTTCCTTTTGGATGTATTCTTTGGCTATCCATGTAACCCGGAAGATCTGGAGAAGGTCTTCGACCTTCCCGACGGCGGTCTTAAGATCGCGGAGGGCATCAAGACCACCACGCCCGACCTTGAGGCCCTGCGCCTCTCCCGTCCGGATCAGTCCGACTGCTATCTGGGCCCCAATGTGATCGAGCTGTGCCGCATGGCGGATATTACCTTCATGGGGCTCCACGGCTCTGTAGGGGAGAACGGCAAACTGCAGGCCACCTTTGATATCCTGGGGATCCGCTACACAGGCCCTAATTCCCTTGGCTGTTCTCTTGCCATGAACAAGCTGGCCGCCAAGCAGATCTTCAAGATGTCCCGGGTCCCTACTCCCAGGGGAACTTCTCTGGTCCCCGAGACCAAAGACACCCCTCTTGAGGAACTGGGCTACTATCTGCCTCTGGTGATCAAGCCCTGTTCCAGCGGCTCCAGCATCGGCGTGTACATCGTCCACACCGAAGAGGAATATAAGGAAGCAGTCCGCCGCTCCTTTGAAGAGGACCATCAGGACGAGGTAGTGATCGAGCCCTACATCAAGGGGCGGGAATACGCCTGCGGCATCCTTGCGGGCAAGGCCCTTCCCCTGGTGGAGATCATCCCCAGAGACGGGATCTTCAATTACGAGAACAAATATCAGGCAGGGGGAGCCACCGAATTATGCCCTCCTGTCTCCCTGGATGAAAAAACTCAGAAGAAAATACGCCGTGCCGGGGAGAAAGCCTTCCAGGTACTGCGCATGGACGTCTATGGAAGAGCAGATTTTATCGTGGACGAGACCGACGGCAGGTTCTACTGCCTGGAGATGAACGGCCTGCCCGGGATGACGCCCCAAAGCCTCCTCCCCCTGGCTGCCAGGACCGCGGGGCTCTCCTACGGAGAACTGTGCGAACAGATCATCGAAGAATCTATCAACATACGCTATCGCAAATAA
- the spoIIR gene encoding stage II sporulation protein R: MKNRHRWILMLLALCSAALLTGSVAARRELAVEARVDALQEDLAGEVFRFHVIANSDSDQDQALKYQVRDRVIAYMRRSLGEEDVSLEETRAWAGEHLREIEEVARKALKEAGSSDRVKARVARVYFPDKRYGEIWFPQGYYEALQIRLGKAGGQNWWCVLYPNLCFTGSVCGVVTEEGRQDLEEALTAEEYQMVTAASDFKIKTFFFGDLLGEVP; the protein is encoded by the coding sequence GTGAAAAACAGGCACAGATGGATCTTAATGCTGCTGGCTTTGTGCAGCGCGGCGCTTCTGACCGGCTCTGTGGCAGCGCGGCGGGAACTGGCGGTGGAGGCCCGTGTGGACGCCCTCCAGGAAGACCTGGCGGGGGAAGTGTTCCGCTTTCATGTGATCGCCAACAGCGACAGTGATCAGGATCAGGCCTTGAAATATCAGGTAAGAGACCGGGTTATCGCCTATATGCGCCGGTCTCTGGGAGAAGAGGATGTCTCCCTGGAGGAGACCAGAGCGTGGGCCGGGGAACATCTTCGGGAGATCGAGGAAGTGGCCAGGAAGGCTTTAAAAGAGGCGGGCAGTTCCGACAGGGTAAAGGCCCGGGTTGCCCGGGTGTATTTCCCGGACAAGCGTTATGGGGAGATCTGGTTCCCCCAGGGGTATTATGAAGCCCTGCAGATCCGGCTTGGCAAGGCGGGAGGACAGAACTGGTGGTGCGTCCTCTACCCCAATCTCTGCTTTACCGGTTCGGTGTGCGGCGTGGTGACAGAGGAAGGCCGGCAGGATCTGGAGGAGGCGCTTACGGCGGAAGAATACCAGATGGTGACCGCGGCCTCAGACTTTAAGATAAAAACATTTTTCTTTGGAGATTTATTAGGAGAAGTACCATGA
- a CDS encoding nicotinate phosphoribosyltransferase, giving the protein MNTQDLTLLTDLYELTMMQGYYYKQSQNETVVFDVFFRQNPCNNGYSICAGLDQVISYIKNLNFTYEDVDYLRGLGIFSEEFLHYLSGFHFSGDIYAIPEGTVVFPKEPLLKVIAPIMEAQLVETAILNIINHQSLIATKTSRIVFAANGSGIMEFGLRRAQGPDAGLYGARAAMIGGCVGTSNVLAGRLFDVPVMGTHAHSWIMSFEDEYTAFKTYADMYPDNCTLLVDTYDTLKSGVPNAIRVFQECKKEGHVLKKYGIRLDSGDLAYLSKEARKMLDAAGFPDATIVASNDLDEYLLHDLGLQGAKIDSWGVGTNLITSKDCPSFGGVYKLAATMDKDGNFIPKIKISENTEKITNPGNKTIYRIYDKATGKIKADLICFVGETYDTDKDLLLFDPIETWKKTKLPGGSYTMREILVPIFRNGECVYQSPSVKEIAQYCRQEKDTLWDETKRLFYPHEVHVDLSQSLYDVKKALLDEMTDSE; this is encoded by the coding sequence ATGAACACACAAGATCTGACGCTGTTGACCGACCTGTATGAATTGACCATGATGCAGGGATACTATTATAAGCAGTCTCAGAATGAGACTGTCGTCTTCGACGTCTTCTTCCGGCAGAACCCGTGCAACAACGGATATTCCATATGCGCCGGACTGGACCAGGTCATCAGTTACATCAAGAATCTGAACTTTACCTACGAGGATGTGGATTATCTCAGAGGGCTGGGGATCTTCAGCGAAGAGTTCCTCCATTACCTCAGCGGATTCCATTTCAGCGGCGATATCTACGCCATCCCGGAGGGCACGGTGGTCTTCCCCAAGGAACCCCTCCTGAAGGTGATCGCCCCTATCATGGAAGCCCAGCTGGTGGAGACGGCGATCCTTAACATCATCAACCACCAGTCCCTGATCGCCACCAAGACTTCCCGGATCGTCTTCGCGGCAAACGGAAGCGGGATCATGGAGTTTGGCCTGCGGCGCGCCCAGGGACCGGACGCCGGCCTCTACGGAGCAAGAGCCGCCATGATCGGCGGCTGCGTGGGAACTTCCAACGTGCTGGCTGGCCGGCTTTTTGACGTTCCAGTGATGGGCACCCACGCCCACAGCTGGATCATGAGTTTTGAAGACGAATACACCGCCTTCAAGACTTACGCCGACATGTACCCGGACAACTGCACCCTTCTGGTAGATACCTATGACACCCTCAAGTCCGGCGTGCCAAACGCCATCCGGGTGTTCCAGGAGTGTAAAAAGGAAGGACATGTGCTGAAGAAATACGGCATACGCCTGGACAGCGGCGACCTTGCCTACCTTTCCAAGGAGGCCCGCAAGATGCTGGACGCCGCCGGATTCCCGGACGCCACCATCGTTGCCTCCAACGATCTGGACGAGTACCTGCTCCACGATCTTGGACTCCAGGGCGCGAAGATCGACTCCTGGGGTGTAGGGACCAACCTTATTACCTCCAAGGACTGTCCTTCTTTCGGCGGAGTGTACAAGCTGGCCGCCACCATGGACAAGGACGGCAACTTCATCCCCAAGATCAAGATCTCGGAAAATACAGAAAAGATCACCAATCCTGGAAACAAGACAATCTATCGGATCTATGATAAAGCAACAGGCAAGATCAAGGCTGACCTGATCTGCTTTGTAGGAGAAACCTACGACACAGACAAAGACCTTCTTCTCTTCGACCCCATCGAAACCTGGAAGAAGACAAAGCTGCCGGGAGGCTCCTACACCATGCGGGAGATCCTTGTTCCCATTTTCCGCAACGGCGAATGCGTCTACCAGTCTCCTTCTGTGAAAGAGATCGCCCAATACTGCCGGCAGGAGAAGGACACTCTGTGGGATGAGACCAAGCGGCTCTTCTATCCCCATGAAGTACATGTGGACCTCTCCCAATCCCTCTATGACGTGAAGAAAGCACTTCTGGATGAGATGACAGATTCCGAATAA